ATGTGGCAGAaataatttctactttttgaaaaatcatcatTGCAGGTAGAGGGGTGAGGTCCATTCCGTTAGGTGGGGTACATAACAAACTTTTCAGGTGAGCATCGATTTGTAGGGAaagctttcttcaaaaatggcGAATCCGTGATCTAGAAGACATTTCGCACGCAGTTCCGTCTACGTGCAAATGAAAGGGTTCCAGACTGGAAGACGATTTTTCTGTAAGTTCAAAGAGTGAAAACAAGCAAGCAGGATCTGCATCAAGGGGAAGACCGACCGGGCTTCCCAATTTATGAAAACACCCGAGAATCATCTCCTCTGCGCAAGGCAGTTCCGTGGGATCTGCTAGATGCATGGATTCGCAAATATCTGGTGCAGATCAAACTGAGCTGCGCTCGCCTGAATTAGCTCCCTGtgactcttctttctttctgtggAAGTACCTTAAGGCCTAAGTTTTTAAACCGCGTCTTCAGTATTTGGACTAGCTAAAGAAATCAATTCAAGAAGATATTGGAGAAACTTCGTCCGACATGCTAGTGAGAGCGATGGAATATTTCCAAGAACGGCTCCAAATGTGTATGAAAGCGTCAGGTGTAACGGTCAAAACCACAATTTGGACgatataattttcaaattgtggcTCTGGTGAATGGCAATTGttgtggtttaaaaaaaaatatctacatTTGGGAAATAAGAAGTCTTTGGTGTTACCtcaatactgttttttttttcaattcctctTTGAAATTAAGGAGTTATTTCTGCCGCACCCTAAAGTTACTCAAACTACAATTTTTTGTGTCATAAATTACAGTTTCACTGGACTCCATTTCTTTCCTAGTGTTGGAATGAAAACGCTAATTTACTTACAGCCGTACTCACACCGTATTCGGATAAGATGACTTTCATGGAGAGGATGGTCAATTTCAATCTCGAAATCTTCTTTCTGTATTATAAATACACATTAGACTATAGGTTTTGGAAATTATTCAACGACAAACATGCAGGATTTCCCAGCTTTGATCACATATATTACGTGAGTATGCTTTTAAACAGTTATTCGATTTCCCCATAAATGATTATTCTTCTTCATATGTATACAAAAAACCCTGAAAGAACCCTGAGATTATTGATCTGCATAGATTTTCCATCGAAGCTGATATGATAGTGATATGGGTTCTTAACCCGTCTCTTATCTTATTACGTACATAGGGGAAACTTCGAGAAGTGCATTTcagtttttgaagtttcttttctctcaagGTTTAAAAGCAACTAACaactgggttttttttcctttttgggtTATTTGTTTCATTAGACAATGTCCAACTGCCATATCCGCAAAACATCTCCCAACTGATTATCACatatttcacagttttcttattattattatgatttaAACGGAAAGAATTCTACTTTTCGGCTTCGTTTTTTGTTATCATATATTATCATATGTCAACATTTTCGATAATAAACACaatgaataaaggaaaaaatgaacgagaaTGTTCCTTAGACTAGTAGTTTTGTTTATCATAGTTCCTTGAAGTAAAGGGGGTATCACAGATCAAATCAATCTAAGATCACACAATACAATCctttttcttggaaacttGCTTTCAGGAAAAAACAGCGCTAATAATGACAAACGCAAATGAATTCGCCGAGACTGCTCGTCCTACAACGAACATGATACAGTACATTGGTGGTTCCAATCTGCATGATCCTAAACCGTTGCCAAGAGTGCGACTTTTATTTATATCGCTGCACTATTACATTTTAAATCTAGTAGAGTCCTCGTAAAAACACATTTAGGATCTAAGCAATTTACTTGACAAAAATCCCACAAATGTTCTTCTTTCAATGGGCTCATTAATACAATCGAAGGACATGCCTGCATGGTTGAAAAATGGTATGTTGCATATATTTTGGACCATTTTAATCTTTTGGAACTACATTTTGAGTTTCTGCGCACTCACAAAATGTCCCACTCTGCAGTTCATTCCGTCCTCTTGGAGTACCAAtctaagaacaaaaatttctgcattGAAAGTGGTGAAGTCTTACGTTTCAGTGAGTAGAAGAGGCCCTTCTGACCCTAGCctgaataaaaagaacaaacattGATAGCTGACTGGTATTCTTACTGTACGTCAAGCATAACTCCTTAAACCTTTTCTTATTCAGgattttcattctttgaaaaattctctgtTGTTACAACTCAGTTTGATCTGCGCCAGGTACTTGCGAATCCATGCATGTGCGTGGAAATAAACGCCGTAATTGTTTTTCCACTTGGAGTGGACGGTGCTTCTGTTGAACGAGACGATCGCAACGCATCCGCAGCAAttcgttttctcttctttacacgctgtctgtctgtctgtctgtctgtctgtctgtctgtctgtctgtctgtctgtctgtctgtctgtctgtctgtctgtctgtctgcctgtctgtctgcctgtctgtctgcctgtctgtctgtctgtctgtctgtctgtctgtctgtctgtctgtctgtctgtctgtctgtctgtccgtctgtctgtctgtctgtctgtctgtctgtctgtctgtctgtctgtctgtctgtctgtctgtctgtctgtctgtctgtctgtctgtctgtctgtctgtctgtctgtctgtctgtctgtctgtctgtctgtctgtctgtctgtctgtctgtctgtctgtctgtctgtctgtctgtctgtctgtctgtctgtctgtctgtctgtctgtctgtctgtctgtctgtctgtctgtctgtctgtctgtctgtctgtctgtctgtctgtctgtctgtctgtctgtctgtctgtctgtctgtctgtctgtctgtctgtctgtctgtctgtctgtctgtctgtctgtctgtctgtctgtctgtctgtctgtctgtctgtctgtctgtctgtctgtctgtctgtctgtctgtctgtctgtctgtctgtctgtctgtctgtctgtctgtctgtctgtctgtctgtctgtctgtctgtctgtctgtctgtctgtctgtctgtctgtctgtctgtctgtctgtctgtctgtctgtctgtctgtctgtctgtctgtctgtctgtctgtctgtctgtctgtctgtctgtctgtctgtctgtctgtctgtctgtctgtctgtctgtctgtctgtctgtctgtctgtctgcctgtctgtctgcctgtctgtctgcctgtctgtctgtctgtctgtctgtctgtctgtctgcctgtctgtctgtctgtctgtctgtctgtccgtctgtctgtctgtctgtctgtctgtctgtctgtctgtctgtctgtctgtctgtctgtctgtctgtctgtctgtctgtctgtctgtctgtctgtctgtctgtctgtctgtctgtctgtctgtctgtctgtctgtctgtctgtctgtctgtctgtctgtctgtctgtctgtctgtctgtctgtctgtctgtctgtctgtctgtctgtctgtctgtctgtctgtctgtctgtctgtctgtctgtctgtctgtctgtctgtctgtctgtctgtctgtctgtctgtctgtctgtctgtctgtctgtctgtctgtctgtctgtctgtctgtctgtctgtctgtctgtctgtctgtctgtctgtctgtctgtctgtctgtctgtctgtctgtctgtctgtctgtctgtctgtctgtctgtctgtctgtctgtctgtctgtctgtctgtctgtctgtctgtctgtctgtctgtctgtctgtctgtctgtctgtctgtctgtctgtctgtctgtctgtctgtctgtctgtctgtctgtctgtctgtctgtctgtctgtctgtctgtctgtctgtctgtctgtctgtctgtctgtctgtctgtctgtctgtctgtctgtctgtctgtctgtctgtctgtctgtctgtctgtctgtctgtctgtctgtctgtctgtctgtctgtctgtctgtctgtctgtctgtctgtctgtctgtctgtctgtctgtctgtctgtctgtctgtctgtctgtctgtctgtctgtctgtctgtctgtctgtctgtctgtctgtctgtctgtctgtctgtctgtctgtctgtctgtctgtctgtctgtctgtctgtctgtctgtctgtctgtctgtctgtctgtctgtctgtctgtctgtctgtctgtctgtctgtctgtctgtctgtctgtctgtctgtctgtctgtctgtctgtctgtctgtctgtctgtctgtctgtctgtctgtctgtctgtctgtctgtctgtctgtctgtctgtctgtctgtctgtctgtctgtctgtctgtctgtctgtctgtctgtctgtctgtctgtctgtctgtctgtctgtctgtctgtctgtctgtctgtctgtctgtctgtctgtctgtctgtctgtctgtctgtctgtctgtctgtctgtctgtctgtctgtctgtctgtctgtctgtctgtctgtctgtctgtctgtctgtctgtctgtctgtctgtctgtctgtctgtctgtctgtctgtctgtctgtctgtctgtctgtctgtctgtctgtctgtctgtctgtctgtctgtctgtctgtctgtctgtctgtctgtctgtctgtctgtctgtctgtctgtctgtctgtctgtctgtctgtctgtctgtctgtctgtctgtctgtctgtctgtctgtctgtctgtctgtctgtctgtctgtctgtctgtctgtctgtctgtctgtctgtctgtctgtctgtctgtctgtctgtctgtctgtctgtctgtctgtctgtctgtctgtctgtctgtctgtctgtctgtctgtctgtctgtctgtctgtctgtctgtctgtctgtctgtctgtctgtctgtctgtctgtctgtctgtctgtctgtctgtctgtctgtctgtctgtctgtctgtctgtctgtctgtctgtctgtctgtctgtctgtctgtctgtctgtctgtctgtctgtctgtctgtctgtctgtctgtctgtctgtctgtctgcctgtctgtctgtctgcctgtctgtctgtctgtctgcctgtctgtctgcctgtctgtctgcctgtctgtctgcctgtctgtctgcctgtctgtctgcctgtctgtctgcctgtctgtctgcctgtctgtctgcctgtctgtctgcctgtctgtctgtctgcctgtctgtctgcctgtctgtctgcctgtctgtctgtctgcctgtctgtctgtctgtctgtctgtctgtctgtctgtctgtctgtctgtctgtctgtctgtctgtcttcCACTTTGCACCAAATGAACAGCGCTTATAAATACTTGCGTCGTTTGCTCGTGCAGTTGTTCACTGTAACTCAAATCTTAATCTTAAATCTTTCTCATCCTTATCCAGGTCTGCATGGACAAAATTTCATAGTCATAATATTTGGGAGGGTGTTTATTCATCTGTTGCAGACATTATTCAAGCCTTTGCTTCTTATCCTAATATAACCTTCATCTGGAAGTACGAAAGTGATGACTACAGGGACGTCTTCGAGGCTCACCCGAATATACAACCTATGAAGTGGATTCCACAGATAGATCTTTTAGGTTGGACTTTGTACGTAGTAGTACTTTTTCGCGGTGAAACAAACATTTTCCATGCGTTTTGTGGAACGAATTTCTTATTCAACTTTATTGAAGCTTTTAGCTGATTCGCGTCTCTCACTCTTCATCACGCATGGCGGCATGAATTCAATGCTGGAGGCGGTAGGTGTTCTCATATCAGCCTGATATGTTGTAAATCAATTATGTTGTTCTAGATGCACCATGGAAAGCCAATGATTGTCGTTCCGTTGTTCGCAGATCAGCAGATGAATGCAAAAACTGTAGAAAGAAGGGGTCTGGGTATAGTACTAGCAAGGCATCACCTTAACAGGGAGACGTTGACAGAAGCGATCAAGCAGACACTGGAAAACAAGTTGGTGAACTATTCTTTGTTTGTACTATGCCCAGCGATCCAACTTGAGCATATGTAGTTCTGAAGCTGATTTTTAGGTTGTACTTTGCTAACTTGCACAATTCGCACAATTTAGGGCACGTTTGCTTGGGCGATCGCCATGCGTTCGCTCCTGCGTTTTCCTCCCTtgatgtagtcgggtcaagacaACATAAAGATCGGTGCACTTTTacaagcagctgcgctcgaagcgcgcGCTGAAGCCAGCGGTTGCGATCCAGGTGGGATCCGATCGAGGGCTGCAGCGATGACTGGTGCTAGATAGGGTACCGCTACTTTCCAATGTGCTGCTTCGAACGCGgccgcttacggaactgcgccgagcttcatgtcgctttaaCCCGATTGTACCTATCTTCCTGCTCGGCCCACTGCTTCGCTCAGCGTGGTTGCAGCGTGGATTTCCCAATCTGTCAGACGGATCAAGGGGAGGGGGGACTGATCACGAAGCCCTCCTTTTTTATTAGCAAAACGCTCATTCTTTCAATTACGGCTCATTAGACCTTTAGCTTATGACTAAGCACATATTGCCCATCATTTATACTTCATAGGACCCAAATTTCCTGACTCTTTCACATCTAAGGAAAATCTACATGAAAGACGGCGTTGGACCCCTCTGCTACAGTTATCACATTCACCCATCCTCAGATGAAAAGGAATTTATATGAACAGTAGATCATTACAGATACATATCAACAAGTCAGAATAAAATTGTAGCAAAGTTTAGCGAGGGTAGATATTGCTCTGATTTTTCATTAGgcgattttcttttgagatATGATGTATTTTGTATAGATTTAAATGTTCCAAAATCAACGTTGTTGTTTGGTTGATTGTCTTGGATGAAACTTTGTGATTTTTAGAGTGATTGCTCGTAAGTCAGCACTTGTCGCTTCGATACTTACTGGAAGACCAAAACAATATCGCCAGGATATTGCGAGATGGGCAAAAATTATCATAAAACATGGTCAAATGGATCATCTACCACTGTATTCGAGGAACATGAATTGGATCCAGTACTACTGTTTAGATGTTATTGcatttgaattttgtttaaCTATTTCCGCGATATTGATTGTTGTGTTACTTTTAAAACGACTTTTTGCTTGTGTTTATActccaaaaattaaaacagaTTAGATCGAGCCTCACAAAACggggtttcaaaaaaagtaaccTGTTGAATATTTCTCTCTTGTTGTCCGTGTGAATATGAGCTTGTTTTTAGAGAGGATTTTATTCTTTAGGAAGATTACGTCCATATATGCAATGACAAACTGCTTTGCCGGGAACTACATCCTCATCTTCAAGATCTTTTCTGCAATATGGTGTAACCACAAAGTGCATGTTTTCTAAGCATGTATTTTCGATGATTGTACTATTTTCCATGTTCAAATACGATTTTCTGCGATCTAATGTATTAAGAGCGGTTCCTAAGCGGTTTATAATCGCttactatagtagggtcaaaaccacTGCAGTGCGTTGGAGGACCCTGCAGCACACTCCAGTCGGGGTCCTAGCCAAGGTCCCAGCTCAATCCCAACTGCTAGCTCCtcagcgccgcttcgagcgtagtcgcttacgcaacttctggtcattttgatcctactaATCTATTCATGttatacttttttctacttactcttttctactcttttcaaTTCTACTGCTTACCGTGATTTTTCccacccttatttctcgatgctctaacttacttttttctcttagtaactttagtttacgtGTGATAattcctctaagactaatttTAGGTCTCAGGGCTGCGGTAGATTTAAGcatttatttcgaaaaataagagagaaaataCTCCACTGAATGGAAAGTGTTTTTTATTCACTGATCAACAGCAAAACACTAGAATTATTAAAGAACACTAGAATATAGCTGAGAGGAATCATCTTAATGGGCAGCAAGGAAGATGCCTCAATTGAtttgagttttccaaaattctaaGTCTCTAAAGTTTTAAAGCAGGGTCACGCATGGAGATGGGTGGGGCACGACCCTCTCGAGTACGATCTCCCTCCccaccttcttcttcttcttcttctccaacgATGCTTTgacaatttaaaaattttaaaaatttagacTTAAACTTCTTCGTAAGGTTTTACGCTCCATGAATACTCACTGAGCGATCTCCCAATAAGCCGGTTTTATCTCTTTAACTGTTGGCAAACGATGTGATGATATCGCCAATTGGGCGAGAACACTTTTATCAAACACGACATGATGGATTATCTAGTCCCCCATTCCGGAAATATCTCGGAAATATGACGCAGTATTATTAGATGTGGCGGCGTTTATTTTTACCATTATTTCTACACTTCTTGGTGTTTGACTTAGTATTCTTTGCGTTAGAATCTCTAAAATGAATGCTTTGTTGCGTGAAATTTGTTAGATTGAAATCCGAGTAAAATTTTCCTATCAATGCTCTGACTGATGTTGTGACTGTAAGCGGGAAGAATTCCTAAAAAGTAAGTGTTCCTCTCACTGTCTTTTTTACGTCACTTTTCGTTTTACGTTACGTTCGTTCGTTTACGTCTTTCGTAAGAGAAGTGAAGGCAGAAAAGATATAGTTTTTCCCAATAGAGAGGTCAGATAAATACCAAGAAAAGTGAGAGTGATTTGTGCGacctattttcttatttgattcGCGTATGGAACAAAGGGTCGAATCACTTAGAAACTATAAACTGCAAATACAATTAACAAATACTGGGAAGACATAACATTCGAAGAAGCAGAAAACTTTTCTCTTAGCGGCTATGATAGTGCTTCCTTCCTTTTCAGTTTTCTACCATTTTATCTGTAGATTTTTCACCCCTTTCGCATTCTAGAATAACAAGTAAAATTCTCTGAAAGATTTCTGCAAACCAACTATAGCAACTAACTCAAAACGATATgcagcacggtgcatttgcgtacgcgctcgaaatggccgTAGGAGGCAGCATTTGGAACCGGGTTGGAAAGCAACGATTTCCTATGACGGTTCACTGCTGCATCATGCACTTCTTCTTGTAAGATTAATTGCAGTCGATTAGCCCACATAACACCTTAGTACAAACACAAGcgtttcattgatttttcgaaCTCTGGTGTGGCGAGTAGAAATTCTCCTTGTATATCCTAAACCGCACAAATGTACTCGATACAGTTGTTTTTTGTGCACTATGATACCATCACCTCCCATCGAATTGATTTGGTTGCTGTATTGTTATCACGAGTATTCCCATATTACTAATGctcgttttttccccttctcTTTGGAAATCCCACGTCTCAGGAGATTCGTGAATTGCCGTCAATGTAGTACACTGTTATCCTAGCGATGTTTTTGCAGATCATGAATTATCTTCTCATAAACGGTCGAAACATTTTCATGTACATACAAATGGTGCGAGATTCTGCGCTCCACGGTTATCAGCTGCGCGTTTTCGGGGAGAGtgcttatgtttttttttgttcttcttattCCTTTGCTATAGTGTAGTGCTTTGCGCCAGTTTTCCTCTCAAAGGGTTATTTTAGTTTGTTTCTCCCTCGCAGGTAAGGTTTTCTAGCGTCGTTGTTCGTTTTGATCCCGACGAATCTTGCTCTTTAGAGCATTTTCTCCTTTCGGATATTCGTTTCCTTGTGTGCAATATACCTTTCGCTATTTCCACGCGATTTCAGGATCACTGATCATTGCATTCTATGGA
This is a stretch of genomic DNA from Necator americanus strain Aroian chromosome II, whole genome shotgun sequence. It encodes these proteins:
- a CDS encoding hypothetical protein (NECATOR_CHRII.G4212.T2); translation: MPRLSMKGPSIWDSPPCDGMCMKWSDFDQVIEHTYKTCIALLKDQRLLDSLRNSKFELVFSETFDACAPGIWEMIGIKNVVLVSALGMMPRLYEITGMSTIPSFMPAVLTPYSDKMTFMERMVNFNLEIFFLYYKYTLDYRFWKLFNDKHAGFPSFDHIYYEKTALIMTNANEFAETARPTTNMIQYIGGSNLHDPKPLPRDLSNLLDKNPTNVLLSMGSLIQSKDMPAWLKNDIIQAFASYPNITFIWKYESDDYRDVFEAHPNIQPMKWIPQIDLLADSRLSLFITHGGMNSMLEAMHHGKPMIVVPLFADQQMNAKTVERRGLGIVLARHHLNRETLTEAIKQTLENKVIARKSALVASILTGRPKQYRQDIARWAKIIIKHGQMDHLPLYSRNMNWIQYYCLDVIAFEFCLTISAILIVVLLLKRLFACVYTPKIKTD
- a CDS encoding hypothetical protein (NECATOR_CHRII.G4214.T1), which translates into the protein MWANRLQLILQEEVHDAAVNRHRKSLLSNPVPNAASYGHFERVRKCTVLHIVLRILPAYSHNISQSIDRKILLGFQSNKFHATKHSF